GGTCCGGATCCCGTCCCGCAAGATCCTGCAGGACACCTGCGATGCGGCCGCCGAGATCGGCGCCACCGCCGTCATCGTGCACGGCGGGCACGCCGACGACAACGACATGGACGCCGGTTTCGAGCGCTGGGTGAAGGCGCTGGACGCCCTCAATACCGAGGTGCCGGTCTATCTGGAGAACACCGCGGGCGGCGACCACGCCATGGCGCGGCACTTCGACACCATCGCCCGGTTGTGGGATCACATCGGCGACAAGGGCATCGGGTTCTGCCTGGACACCTGCCACGCCTGGGCGGCCGGGGAAGCCCTGATCGACGCCGTCGAGCGGATCAAGGCCATCACCGGGCGCATCGACCTGGTGCACTGCAACGACTCCCGCGACGCCGCCGGGTCCGGAGCGGACCGGCACGCCAACTTCGGCACCGGGCAGATCGACCCGCAACTGCTGGTCGCCGTGGTCAAGGCGGCCGACGCCCCGGTGATCTGCGAGACCTCTGAAGAGGGCCGCAAGGACGACATCGCCTTCCTGCGCGACAACCTCTGACGCGACACCGGCGTTGCGGCAGACGGTCGGTGACAGGAAGGTGAACTAGGCTCCGTTTCGTGGCCACGATTGACGAGGACCAGTCAATCACCGTTGCCGCGCCCCCAGAATCCGGTCGTCGCGCCCAGCGTCTGCGTTATCTGCGCTACGCCGCGGTCACCGTCTGGGCGGTCATCGTCGTGTGGCGCACGGTCACGGACGGATTCGCCTTCAACCGGGAACTGGTGCTGGTCTACATCAGCACCGGGCTGATGGCGGCCAGCATCGGCCAGGGCCGGCGGATGCTGCACGTGATCCGGGACTGGCTGCCGTTCGCATTGCTGCTGATCGCCTACGACCTGACCAGGGGCGCGGCCGACCTGGTCGGCAGGCCGACCCTGTGGCACTGGCAGGCCGACGTCGACCGCGCGATGTTCTTCGGAACGATGCCGACGGTGTGGCTGCAGGAGCGGCTCAAACTGCCCGAACCCCCGTTGTGGGAGGTCGTGATGAGCACGGTCTACATGTCCTTCTTCGTCCTGCCGTACGTCATCGCCGGGGTGCTGTGGCTGCGCAACCGCGACGAGTGGAAACGTTTCGTCCAGCTGTTCGTCGGTTTGAACATTGCCGGGCTGGTGATCTACACCCTGGTGCCGGCCGCCCCGCCGTGGGCGGCGGCGCGCTGCACCGCGGCGGACGTTGCCGACGGCCCATCCGGTCCGGCCTGCATGTTCCGGTCGGCGCGCGAGGCGCCCGACGGCGGCGTGCTCGGTGCGATGGCAAGCGTCCGGGACGGCGCAAACGACTGGATCGAACGCATCGTCGGCCGCGGCTGGCGGGCGCTGGATCTGCACACCGCGACCGCCCTGCTCGACCAGGGGCAGGCCAGCGTCAACCTGGTCGCCGCGATCCCGTCCCTGCACGCGGGCATGTCGGCGGCACTGGCGGCCTTCCTGTGGAACCGGCTGAGCCGCCGGTGGCGTCCGGGGCTGGTGGCCTACCCGCTGGTCATGGCGTTCACGCTGGTCTACACCGCCGAGCACTACGTCATCGACATCCTGCTGGGCTGGGCGCTGGCCGCGGCGGTGATCTATGCCCTGCACGCCTATGAGCGGCGCAAGGCCTCGGCGGCGACGGCGCGCAGTGCGGTCGCCGCGACACCCTGACACGACATCACCGCACGCTCCCGGCCACGAACTGCTTGCTGCGAACGGACGCGTCGGACCTAGGGCAGGGTCTAGGTCAGGTAGATCTTGCGCAGCGTCTCGGTGACGGTCCAGGTGGTCTCGGCCCCGGCGGCCAGACGGCCGATATCGCCGGCCCGAAGCCGCAGGCTCGGGGAGCCGTCGGCGAATTCGACGGTGGCGGCGCCGGAGAGCACCACGAAAACCTCATCGGCCTCGATGTCGGTCATGGTGCCGACCGACATCTCCCAGACGCCGATCTCGAGTC
This region of Mycolicibacterium diernhoferi genomic DNA includes:
- a CDS encoding cupin domain-containing protein, with amino-acid sequence MQPNTVIHAADLALTHEPVPADQSVTGDPSTAATALTEFGGLEIGVWEMSVGTMTDIEADEVFVVLSGAATVEFADGSPSLRLRAGDIGRLAAGAETTWTVTETLRKIYLT
- a CDS encoding phosphatase PAP2 family protein, giving the protein MATIDEDQSITVAAPPESGRRAQRLRYLRYAAVTVWAVIVVWRTVTDGFAFNRELVLVYISTGLMAASIGQGRRMLHVIRDWLPFALLLIAYDLTRGAADLVGRPTLWHWQADVDRAMFFGTMPTVWLQERLKLPEPPLWEVVMSTVYMSFFVLPYVIAGVLWLRNRDEWKRFVQLFVGLNIAGLVIYTLVPAAPPWAAARCTAADVADGPSGPACMFRSAREAPDGGVLGAMASVRDGANDWIERIVGRGWRALDLHTATALLDQGQASVNLVAAIPSLHAGMSAALAAFLWNRLSRRWRPGLVAYPLVMAFTLVYTAEHYVIDILLGWALAAAVIYALHAYERRKASAATARSAVAATP
- a CDS encoding deoxyribonuclease IV translates to MLIGSHVNPEDPIAAAAAEGADAVQFFLGNPQSWKKPKPREDAEVLKASSVPLYVHAPYLINVASANNRVRIPSRKILQDTCDAAAEIGATAVIVHGGHADDNDMDAGFERWVKALDALNTEVPVYLENTAGGDHAMARHFDTIARLWDHIGDKGIGFCLDTCHAWAAGEALIDAVERIKAITGRIDLVHCNDSRDAAGSGADRHANFGTGQIDPQLLVAVVKAADAPVICETSEEGRKDDIAFLRDNL